A genomic stretch from Actinomadura rubteroloni includes:
- a CDS encoding DUF4446 family protein has protein sequence MLVAVAVVGLVAGVAGVSVGVAAYRRANQVVDECAAVLRRQLQLAGTTSVDPKALRDLAIVHYDALKEMSGHRSFSLALINAGGDGVIISSIIGRTETRTYAKPVRDGYPVDGLSPEENQALRAARLGKGPIVTMDDPLPDFGISPSKAG, from the coding sequence ATGCTTGTCGCCGTGGCCGTGGTAGGGCTGGTCGCCGGAGTGGCCGGGGTCTCCGTCGGCGTGGCGGCCTACCGGCGGGCGAACCAGGTCGTGGACGAGTGCGCGGCCGTCCTGCGCCGCCAGCTCCAGCTCGCCGGCACCACCAGCGTGGACCCGAAGGCCCTGCGCGACCTCGCGATCGTCCACTACGACGCGCTCAAGGAGATGTCCGGGCACCGGTCGTTCTCGCTGGCGCTGATCAACGCGGGCGGCGACGGCGTGATCATCTCCTCGATCATCGGGCGCACCGAGACCCGGACGTACGCCAAGCCCGTCCGCGACGGCTACCCGGTCGACGGCCTGTCCCCCGAGGAGAACCAGGCACTCCGCGCCGCGCGGCTCGGCAAGGGCCCGATCGTCACGATGGACGACCCGTTGCCCGACTTCGGAATCTCGCCCAGCAAGGCGGGTTGA
- a CDS encoding glycosyltransferase 87 family protein, with translation MRAGSRTPPWIVGLGVLVAVAAVAPIVVKWLNNPPDQRMVDLEVYREGGAAILRGAPLYDVLTQPPQLLPFTYPPFAAVLAVPFTLLPWKAAQWTWTALMYAALTVAVLYAFRDLIRRAGRWAPVAAGALVGATAWLWPASDQMRFGQVGFLLMALCLADCCARSARWPRGVLVGLAMAIKLVPGVFLIWFWITGRRDAAGTALLTALAAWGGAFALLPADSRDYWFGAFLQGGDRTGAVGGTTNQALNGMLAHVLPESPWRSLLWLVLAVAVALLGLRLARRATVAGDALGRPGPFGGTDLTRAAAAGPSAYTLLLAGAAITGLLSVLLSPVGWMHHLVWIIAVLGALAGDGRDPRRCVLALGVWLYFLFPLPWRGAALSGREHPMAVRIVGRILQDAFGLAALALIVVLGVWLVNRVRTSGDHGERTHGDARVGTLTP, from the coding sequence ATGCGTGCTGGCAGCAGGACCCCGCCGTGGATCGTCGGCCTCGGCGTTCTCGTCGCGGTCGCGGCCGTCGCGCCGATCGTCGTGAAGTGGCTGAACAACCCGCCGGACCAGCGGATGGTGGATCTGGAGGTCTACCGGGAGGGCGGCGCGGCGATCCTGCGCGGCGCCCCGCTCTACGACGTCCTGACGCAGCCGCCGCAGCTTTTGCCGTTCACGTATCCGCCCTTCGCGGCCGTGCTCGCGGTGCCGTTCACGCTGCTGCCGTGGAAGGCCGCGCAGTGGACGTGGACGGCTTTGATGTACGCGGCGCTGACCGTCGCCGTCCTGTACGCCTTCCGCGACCTGATCCGCCGCGCGGGCCGGTGGGCGCCGGTCGCGGCGGGAGCGCTCGTCGGCGCGACGGCCTGGCTGTGGCCCGCGTCCGACCAGATGCGCTTCGGTCAGGTGGGGTTCCTGCTGATGGCGCTGTGCCTCGCCGACTGCTGCGCCCGCTCGGCCCGCTGGCCGCGCGGCGTGCTCGTCGGCCTGGCGATGGCGATCAAGCTGGTGCCGGGCGTCTTCCTGATCTGGTTCTGGATCACCGGCCGCCGCGACGCCGCCGGGACCGCCCTGCTCACCGCGCTCGCCGCCTGGGGCGGGGCGTTCGCGCTGCTGCCCGCCGACTCCCGCGACTACTGGTTCGGCGCGTTCCTCCAGGGCGGGGACCGCACGGGCGCCGTCGGCGGCACCACCAACCAGGCCCTCAACGGGATGCTCGCGCACGTCCTGCCGGAGAGCCCGTGGCGGTCGCTGCTGTGGCTCGTCCTCGCGGTGGCCGTCGCGCTGCTCGGGCTGCGGCTCGCGCGCCGGGCGACGGTCGCGGGGGACGCGCTGGGACGTCCGGGGCCGTTCGGCGGCACCGACCTGACGCGCGCCGCCGCCGCCGGGCCGTCCGCCTACACGCTGCTGCTCGCCGGGGCCGCGATCACCGGGCTGCTGTCGGTGCTGCTGTCGCCCGTCGGCTGGATGCACCACCTCGTCTGGATCATCGCGGTGCTCGGCGCGCTGGCCGGTGACGGCCGCGACCCGCGCCGCTGCGTGCTCGCGCTCGGCGTCTGGCTGTACTTCCTCTTCCCGTTGCCCTGGCGCGGCGCCGCGCTGTCCGGACGCGAGCACCCGATGGCCGTCCGGATCGTCGGCCGGATCCTCCAGGACGCCTTCGGACTCGCCGCACTCGCCCTGATCGTCGTACTCGGCGTCTGGTTGGTGAACCGTGTGCGAACGTCCGGGGATCATGGGGAACGTACGCACGGCGACGCGCGGGTGGGTACCCTCACTCCGTGA